In Mytilus edulis chromosome 8, xbMytEdul2.2, whole genome shotgun sequence, the genomic window GCAGCTCGTTTTCAAAAATTCTGGTTCCGCCACTGGTCATTGAATGagaaatcaaaaagagaaaaaaaattaggtcTGTGTGTGtgtttatctaatgatatcttaatGAATATCTTCTCTATTCATTTTTCATCGGATGACAGTGTGTATTGCTGTCGCCTAAATTTCCATTACGTAACCttcgttttgagattgtaaccgatctataaacataataataataaatacgaggacattatcgagtgcaaaatCACATTCTATCACTTGTTCTGAATTCTTTTAAATGGATActcctaaaaatatatttttttgaacataaattaataatatgaaaatgtcgtTAAACTCGTTAGAAACATTaatagagtaaaaaaaaaaaatatttatacacacGTACAGAAAAAGTTTGTTaccgcatgcggaagaatatctcaagaaagtttgcaatctcccatgcagagtaaTCTGACTTTCTGCGTGGGACATTGAATGGTTTgctggaaaatatgaatgcccactcaaattcaatcttttagaaaaataaaattattacagaagagtgtccatcATGCACTTGCACAGCACTAGAAATAATATAGtgcaatagaatgatatacaaatgacgaaaattatatatacatgtaactgtaatgtacaaatattaaaataatgtataacaaaaaaaaaagagtttactgatttgtatcactactaCGATGAGGTTGAATGTATTATCCACGCACggacttgtctcagaaaaaaatatatatctgtacttTAACGTCACTTTCAGGTAAAGAGATGTGATTTGGTTTTCCGAGACAAGTGATTGTGACcgtccacaagaacttgcggtcatccgatgttcagtacttcagtactttgattcatATCTTTAACATTAATATGTTctcaaaaagtaataaaacataacaagggttttatattttttacaaatgtcttATTATCCTTATTTCATCTTGAACTCAAATCGTATCAATGACATACAATGTACtgcacatttaaagatttttgaaaTCTGGGAGTTAGCTGGCAATTGTTTCATGGTGCtttaaacggatgaacaagagggttccgaaattccaacaatacaaaacatgacaagtgaacTTTCTTAATCTATATTCAGTAGCAGGAAAATTATAGAAGTATTTAAGCCTTCCCTTTCGTGTTTTTGTCACAGTTTTCTTTTCGTTAtataggtgattttttttttaaagaattctgACTAAATATGTTACGTCAATTTCAAGGCGAACAAGATTGCATCAATTCAAGAGTGTTTACGCACTTTGAGGATACTTTGAATTGAATCATATGAACTTCATGCCTCGCtagctattaataaaaaaaacctctcGCTTTAACAGTAGCCGAGAAAAGGGGGACCGATCGATACATCTAaaaaaatggcaatatttaacGGAAACTGTCAAAACATAAATTTTAGAAGGATAACATTTCGATCCAAcagaatatatttgtatgaaattttatactttttagaATGATGATGTGCATCAAATCCCTTTTATGAACATTTAGTTGTGTATTTAGCTATATTTATCGAACCATTCGCGTTCATAACTAAACGCATCGAAGCTTACCGTTTATACCGTATATCCCgcaataatattcattgaatttatGACTCTCCTTTCGAAAAATAAGTTGATGTTTCTAATTTATACGAATATCgttgaaatattgaacaaaaagataaattcatatcaacaactgtggactaatgtattgattataaatgtactttgtcgGTAAACGTGAAATTTGTTTGTACGAGCTTTAGagacaggacgaaaagcgaggcttgccgaattttctcctgtttcgcagcgagaactaatacattttatatttctgacaatgtacatatattgtttacaatttacaccTGGTATTTGAGCATAAGTTGTTTAAATCTTAACCATTGTTAACAAAAAGATCATATAACAGCGTACTGCACTGAATCAAGTTAAATACGACACAATAATTCAGATATCCTACTGTTGAGATAGCATTCGTGACATCTGAAGTCTATTATATTGGCAAAGTATCTAAACCATGAACCGCATTACATTTTCGTCCCTCGTGGTTTTTGTAAACCTCATTTCAAATCATGGTCCATCTACACCCACGAAATTAGATATCCAAagataataatgaatccacagaatatcaaataaaaatgaatctGATATTTTCGACAATGAAAGAAAATTGTTTTGAATTGACCCgttacaaaaaacaaattaagagcaatttatatattgCATGCGTCCGAAAAGCTTTTCCGGATTTACCTTCATCCGGACTACCCAAAGCCGAATAATTTAAAAGCACAGGATGTatgaaaatcttctttttttatctaatttttagtggacttataacatttttttttaaagaatccaGTCTTTAGCaaggaagaagaagaggaagagtCTCCCTTTTGTATCATCGCCTATCGTTTGTTAGTTTTATGTTTTACATCAATTAATATTGCCTCAAAGCAGACTGTCAAAAGAGGCGGGAATTCAGATGTAAAGAGTAATATTCATTCAAAAATAGAAAGAaggaaaataatattttgaaatttaccaAATATTgaacaacattttgttttatctatatcTTCTTATTACATGACAAACTATattacaaaaacatgtttaaatagaAAAGGTATTATATCAATTATAATGTCATTGAAAACATATATTGATTAAATGGTCTACGtttgcctataattgtttacattttcttCATTGGAACTTGGCTGGATAGCCATCTCATTGGCATTAATACCAcaactccttatttttatacaaccCAACATCATACCAAAACAAACGAATGTTTAGCAAAGGTTCAGAAGAGTTTAGCAATGCATAGTCGGAGAATTCTACGTGTAAAGCATAGAGATTTTTCCTTACGAAATCAATCATTAGAACCAATACCCAGTGCATTTGTTTGCTTTACAACCTATTCTTATTCTGTTATGTGTAACTATTCCACcaatattataaacaaaaaattcgTGTACTTTTGTTGAATTGAAATtgtatgtaaaataataaaacgTTTATTATAATAAAGAATTTTGGCTATTTGAATTAATGATAAATGTTTCTCAAATCTTCATATTGACGataatttgattgattttggaatCAATTAACGTTCAACAAAAGAAATGATTATACTTAAATGTAACTGCCTATTGATACAAGGGTTATATGGATAAGCATATGAAATAATTGTACATGTGCAAATACCTTAAACTATGTATATATTAAGTATTCAAAAAAGCAGTTTGACATCGGACGAGAGAATGGTTACTGTGATAAAACTTCCTTTAATTTATTCCAAAACACCGTGTCACCAAATTCATCGTTTGGATATTCGATGTAAGAGCTGGATTGTATCAATTCATAAACCATCATTGGTAAATCTTTTGGTGACATTTGCTCGAGAAATACTAGAAATAATATGTTTTCCTTATTTCTGGAATAAATACTTTCCACTTTTGCCATGTTGTATTCAAACATACACCAATACGAATCCAGATAATTATATGACATAACAATTACCACTTTTCGGCTGTTGTGAATTGCAGATGTGATGTTTGCTGCAATGTCATTTCCAGGTAAGAAATCTCTTTTGTGGATACACAGCTTCAATCCAGCTTCCCGTTCTAGACAAGGCAAAAGTTTGTCATGAACGAAAAATCTATCATTGTTATCGTAGGATATAAAAGCATCGTACTCATATTGGCTATCATTGTCGAGGTTTCCTTTATTTTGCacttgatatttatttttcaCCATGTAATACATATATCGCAAGCGCCACCTATTACGGTAGCTTATGCCCCAAATTAGCACAAACAAGAAAACGACCAATGATGCTACTGTGCCAACAATCAAAGACGAATACGATGAACATTCCTTATGAAGCTTTTGTAAAATTCTATTCGATTTCAGTAATGATTCAGAGTCCCCACGAGACGTTAGACATGAggttttatatttattgtgtatcctgatttttgttgttgaaatccacttaataaaatttattgtatCGCAACTACATATTAACGGATTCCCACTTATATCAATGGAAAAATTGTTTTTCACTTTGTATACTTCATCTAAATGACCACGAGCATTTTCATCTAAACTAGAAATTCTGTTATTAGAAATGTCTAACTTTGACAACTGTTTCATGTGGTTCATTTTGAAGGAAGTATTATCCATCATATTTCCACCTAAATTTATGTCTCTCAAATTCGCCTGGGACTTAAAAAAATTATACGGTAAACTGGGAATTCTATTTTCTGCCAAATTAACGATTTGAAGGGCTGGCATATGTTGCATTATCTCCCCTTCAGTGTCATCCGGAAGTACAAATCCAAGGAGATTATTTTGTACGAGTAATGTTGTTACATTCGGGAcgcttttaaaaaaaacctttgacACATTTGAGCAGATGTTGTTAGAtaaatctaaaaatagaacatgatCAAATATCAGAAGTGGACCTATCCacgaatagaaaatattataacttaAATCCacatattctaaaatattttcggAAACTGTAAACTGCCCAATTTCATAGCGAAGATAACATTCTTTGTAAAATACTTTTTTCAGTTTTCGAGGAATTGGCAATACTCTCCAAGTAGAGTTTAATCGGAATATTGTTTCAGCAGGTGTATGAATTGGTTTGCATTCCTGATTACAACATGATTCATCAGGACGCTCACATATTTCCTCACGTTCATTATTACTTCGCGAGCTGAACAAAAACGACACATTTACAAAATCAATCTGCATAGTTATGAAATCGAAAACATATTGACCATACGAAAATTCATTGTCAGACATAAAGAGTTTTCGAATGGAAGATGGAAGTTGTTGTACAGTTCCATCTTCCAAGAGCTGGATTCTATTACTATCGCCATGCATTTCTTTCAAATTTGTATATCTTAAGTGCATAAAATGCCGCTTTAAAACTTTCGTATTCATTTGAAATGTCttgtgaat contains:
- the LOC139485031 gene encoding toll-like receptor 4 is translated as MANSVLFPFLAYFVLMMAVSVQTKTTCFFDQRCRCKTSNKTYVEVDCSHSNLKKIPYLPRNVSSVDLSNNYIHNIPEQHFKDNDILTEINLSRNRLHSLNKKMFYGLNSVFKLKMNNNNITKATKDAFLYLRTLSYLDVKMNRISWSNHNVTFSPSLLTLKIDYNASHENLPEMPNLQTLDVSGSSGQCDIHTVKPDTFRSVPKIHELDISTCKVNYVYISSFSFMRNLSILDISFNTCLRFDGLENVTIDLPFTSIKVLKFNKIHKTFQMNTKVLKRHFMHLRYTNLKEMHGDSNRIQLLEDGTVQQLPSSIRKLFMSDNEFSYGQYVFDFITMQIDFVNVSFLFSSRSNNEREEICERPDESCCNQECKPIHTPAETIFRLNSTWRVLPIPRKLKKVFYKECYLRYEIGQFTVSENILEYVDLSYNIFYSWIGPLLIFDHVLFLDLSNNICSNVSKVFFKSVPNVTTLLVQNNLLGFVLPDDTEGEIMQHMPALQIVNLAENRIPSLPYNFFKSQANLRDINLGGNMMDNTSFKMNHMKQLSKLDISNNRISSLDENARGHLDEVYKVKNNFSIDISGNPLICSCDTINFIKWISTTKIRIHNKYKTSCLTSRGDSESLLKSNRILQKLHKECSSYSSLIVGTVASLVVFLFVLIWGISYRNRWRLRYMYYMVKNKYQVQNKGNLDNDSQYEYDAFISYDNNDRFFVHDKLLPCLEREAGLKLCIHKRDFLPGNDIAANITSAIHNSRKVVIVMSYNYLDSYWCMFEYNMAKVESIYSRNKENILFLVFLEQMSPKDLPMMVYELIQSSSYIEYPNDEFGDTVFWNKLKEVLSQ